A stretch of the Filimonas lacunae genome encodes the following:
- a CDS encoding RNA polymerase sigma factor, producing the protein MQENTLYLKELFQQEFVKMVAVISKQFGLQYIETAEDIVSDTFLQATETWTNKGMPENPAAWLYTVAKRKTLYHFRRNNIYTRKVLPAITNKEESIVPKEDINFSPQHIKDSQLQMLFAICTPAIASEAQIGLALRILCGFGIDEIAEAFLSNKEAINKRLFRAKEKLRTEQVSMEMPPEKELPERLQNVLHIIYLLFNEGYFSQTQNEVLRKDLCFEALRLGLLLTDYAATNQPETNALIALMCFHASRFTARQAGNDLPVLYEQQDISLWDTRLIHQGMLFLHNSASGNTISPYHLEARIAYWHCHPDNTPGKWQQILSLYNELLFMNYSPSAALNRTYALYKADGWEVALKEAEKLQLINNHFYSMLLGELYTHSNLPKAIQYFEEARMLAKTVTEKRHIQQRIAQLT; encoded by the coding sequence ATGCAGGAAAATACATTGTATTTAAAGGAGTTGTTTCAACAGGAGTTTGTGAAAATGGTAGCCGTTATCAGTAAACAATTCGGCTTACAGTATATTGAAACAGCGGAAGACATTGTTAGTGATACTTTTTTACAGGCTACGGAAACCTGGACCAACAAAGGCATGCCCGAGAATCCTGCCGCCTGGTTATATACGGTAGCCAAACGCAAAACGCTGTATCATTTTCGCCGCAATAACATATATACCCGCAAAGTGCTGCCGGCTATTACAAACAAAGAAGAAAGTATTGTTCCTAAAGAGGATATAAATTTTTCACCCCAGCATATTAAAGACAGCCAGTTGCAAATGCTGTTTGCCATTTGCACACCCGCCATCGCCAGTGAAGCGCAAATTGGCCTTGCCCTGCGCATTCTTTGTGGTTTTGGTATCGATGAAATAGCAGAAGCCTTTTTATCCAATAAGGAAGCCATTAACAAAAGATTGTTTCGCGCCAAAGAAAAACTACGTACCGAACAGGTAAGTATGGAAATGCCGCCCGAAAAAGAGTTACCCGAACGCCTGCAGAATGTACTGCACATCATTTACCTGTTATTTAATGAAGGCTATTTTTCGCAAACACAAAACGAAGTGCTGCGCAAAGACCTGTGCTTTGAAGCACTGCGCTTAGGCCTGCTATTGACTGACTATGCCGCCACCAATCAACCCGAAACCAATGCCCTCATCGCCCTCATGTGCTTTCACGCATCCCGTTTTACGGCCCGGCAGGCCGGTAATGATTTGCCGGTTTTATACGAACAACAGGACATTAGCCTTTGGGATACCCGCTTAATACACCAGGGCATGCTGTTTTTGCATAACAGCGCCAGCGGCAATACCATCAGCCCCTACCACCTCGAAGCCCGCATTGCCTATTGGCATTGCCACCCCGACAACACACCCGGCAAATGGCAACAAATACTGTCCTTATACAACGAATTGTTATTTATGAACTACTCTCCCAGCGCAGCATTGAACAGAACCTATGCACTTTATAAAGCCGATGGCTGGGAGGTGGCATTGAAGGAAGCGGAAAAACTGCAATTGATAAATAATCATTTTTACTCTATGCTACTGGGCGAATTATACACCCATAGCAACCTGCCTAAAGCCATACAGTATTTTGAAGAAGCCCGCATGCTGGCCAAAACAGTTACCGAAAAACGACATATACAGCAAAGGATAGCACAACTAACCTAA
- a CDS encoding YciI family protein — MKDFVLLFRQPGIDASRFTPQEMETYIKRWDDWIGGIAAQGRLNGSRKRLTQEGKVLKAGGVITDGPFVEIKERLGGLIIVKAESLEEATTLAHGCPALDLNGSVEIRPVMDEH; from the coding sequence ATGAAAGACTTTGTATTACTATTTCGCCAGCCGGGTATTGACGCCAGCCGTTTTACTCCACAGGAAATGGAAACATATATAAAAAGGTGGGACGACTGGATTGGCGGTATTGCTGCACAAGGCCGGTTGAACGGTAGCCGGAAAAGACTTACCCAGGAAGGCAAAGTATTAAAAGCCGGCGGCGTTATCACCGATGGACCATTTGTAGAAATAAAAGAAAGACTGGGTGGCCTTATCATTGTCAAGGCCGAAAGCCTGGAAGAAGCCACCACCCTGGCACATGGCTGCCCTGCACTGGACCTCAATGGCAGTGTAGAAATACGCCCGGTAATGGATGAACATTGA
- a CDS encoding beta strand repeat-containing protein yields MPMPRLLLLLAFLLIGVTTTLNAQINTWTGSINGDWNTAGNWTGGVPDANDTVYIDPGPNYPSVSTANAVAKSITVWENALFVITANGSLTINGSVGFGLRNRGVTQNFGTLIIAATGYEGVYNEASFTNKAGGKIFVDQSGNNSGITNFTKGGFTNAGTITIGATVTTGQFGFSNFGNVSNQAGGQINIERTTEAALSNITGTFSNEGGITIGNHTSCGLYGISSISTFYNYAGGQIRIDSVTNYAIYSSSSFTNGGGITIGANAASGQNGIHTIGVFNNNAGGQISIDRVTNIGFYTNSVNTVTNRGTITIGAVSAGNTFNTGMSLNSNFNNDGGQINIDRVNQAIYINASTLTNSGTITVGASSKAAALLNCTTNGYFSNNLGGVVKGSGSITASGYMCNGGTLAPGTPIGIITFDANESLNPDTLAIDINSSGVAGIHYDQLVVNGTATMGGTLALSVNYTPAPGDQITIISANAVSGTFATVKGLSTGWDLLYKSNAVVLSYATTNTWTGAISTAWENPGNWTVGVPVGVATVTIPDVTNDPVISTSNAAVASLLIQPGASLTLTNTGALTINGASGQGLYNKGTVQNNGTINIGNTTATGANGLINEATFNNNTGAHIHIDRVSNSGIFNKGGTFINTGAITIGSNATVGLYGIVNAGAFNNNSGAQLVIDQATTAAISNPAGNTFTNAGAITIGGTAATGQYGISNTGTFNNNTGGALVIDRVSVTALLNAASTSVCSNAGTIIIGATAAVGTYGISNNGTFTHTAGQVAIDRATTAALYNNTGSTFTNTANITIGANAASGLYGIQNYASFNNNTGSQLNIDQVTTTAIYHTTGTFTNAATITIGATAASGTEGIGNYSTFNNNTGAQIHINRVTTAITAGAGTCSNAGTITIGSITNVATLLNTTGTGTFSNATGGLLKGAGSIAAARFADNGGTLMPGSAIGTITLNASETLTKGTIAVEVNGSGTAGTNFDQLVVNGTATLGGTLQVTINYTPTSGDQIKILSATTVTGTFATVTGLPDGWQIAYQSNAVVLNYTLHTNWTGAVSTAWNTAGNWTKGVPTADALASIPDVTNDPVISTTNAVVKNITIQSGGLLTIAPAGVLTINGLQDQSLYNQGTVQNNGTINLGNATATGANAIVNEASFNNNTGAHINIDRFSNCGLFNSGGTLTNEGTITIGANAIAGLYGIVNSGTFNNNSGAQLLIDQVTTAAISNPAGNTLSNAGVITIGGTAAAGQYGINNSGTVNNNAGSAIYVDRTTADAISNAYGSAFTNAGTVTIGAKDSIGGSGFSNTGATTNTTTGVIIIDRTAFGGFYNNTGAGKLINTGRLTIGGIASVGIYGIRNYGTLTNTGGQISIDRVTGDALNNYPVSNVTNTGVISIGANAPAGANGIYNQGIFINNAGGQINIDQVTANGIYNATHFSTSFNNQGTIAIGLLSTGNTINYGINIEKVFNNNAGGQITIERVNSAFITNTETFSNAGNITIGATTSVAALLVGTGTGTLSNNTGGLLKSAGSVAAARYVNNGGTLAPGAPVGTFAFDAAEAFTNNTLAIEIKGEGTPGIDFDQVTVNGTATLGGNLTIDTLDGFTLVAGQSFVIVTAASIADTFATVTWPAGVTGTVTYSATTATLHVLSPLPFTLVEFTGQAVNNKVLLKWQSANEKNTASFTIERSADSTSFTTIGTVAAMGSGAHSYSFTDNTPLNGNNYYRLKMIDLNGRFTYSRLVTVKFNTNGDVQIAPVPADNYVMLTINDASLMGQRALVYNTAGVAVANVVLSSSTRIGITGWPSGVYFVRTTKGTYRFIKL; encoded by the coding sequence ATGCCCATGCCCAGACTACTACTATTATTAGCTTTTTTATTGATTGGTGTAACCACTACCCTCAATGCCCAGATTAACACCTGGACGGGTAGCATCAACGGCGACTGGAATACAGCCGGCAACTGGACAGGCGGTGTACCGGATGCCAATGATACTGTATATATAGATCCCGGTCCCAATTACCCTTCAGTGTCTACGGCCAACGCTGTTGCCAAATCAATAACGGTATGGGAGAATGCCCTATTCGTTATTACAGCCAACGGTAGCCTTACTATCAACGGCTCTGTAGGATTTGGTTTACGCAACCGGGGCGTTACACAAAACTTCGGTACACTCATTATCGCCGCCACCGGCTATGAAGGTGTATATAATGAAGCTTCTTTTACTAACAAGGCGGGCGGGAAGATCTTCGTTGACCAGTCAGGCAATAATTCGGGGATTACGAATTTTACCAAGGGAGGATTTACCAACGCAGGTACTATTACCATCGGCGCCACTGTTACTACCGGACAGTTTGGTTTTTCTAACTTTGGTAACGTTAGCAACCAGGCTGGTGGACAGATTAATATAGAGCGTACTACGGAGGCTGCGTTGAGCAATATTACCGGTACTTTTAGTAATGAAGGAGGAATTACCATTGGAAACCATACTTCTTGTGGACTATATGGGATCTCAAGTATCTCGACCTTTTACAATTATGCGGGAGGCCAGATCCGTATCGACAGTGTAACCAACTACGCCATTTATAGTAGCTCCTCCTTTACTAATGGCGGGGGCATTACCATTGGAGCCAATGCCGCTTCCGGACAAAATGGAATTCATACTATCGGTGTCTTTAACAACAATGCAGGCGGACAAATCAGTATTGACAGGGTAACAAACATAGGTTTCTATACCAATAGCGTTAACACCGTTACCAATCGGGGCACCATTACCATAGGCGCTGTAAGTGCCGGCAATACCTTCAACACAGGCATGTCCCTTAATAGCAATTTCAACAATGATGGCGGACAAATCAACATTGACCGCGTCAATCAGGCTATCTATATAAATGCATCCACATTAACTAATTCCGGCACTATCACCGTTGGCGCATCCAGTAAGGCAGCGGCCTTGCTAAACTGTACTACTAATGGTTATTTCAGTAATAATTTAGGCGGTGTAGTAAAAGGTTCGGGTAGTATTACTGCAAGCGGGTATATGTGCAACGGCGGCACGCTGGCGCCTGGAACCCCCATCGGTATCATTACTTTTGATGCCAATGAAAGCCTGAACCCCGACACATTGGCCATTGACATCAACAGTTCCGGAGTGGCTGGCATCCATTACGATCAGTTAGTGGTAAATGGTACAGCCACAATGGGCGGTACATTGGCGCTCTCTGTTAACTACACTCCTGCACCGGGTGATCAGATAACGATTATCAGTGCCAATGCTGTTTCAGGCACCTTTGCCACAGTAAAAGGACTTTCTACAGGATGGGATTTATTGTATAAATCGAACGCCGTGGTATTATCGTATGCCACCACTAATACCTGGACCGGCGCTATAAGCACCGCCTGGGAAAACCCGGGCAACTGGACCGTGGGTGTACCTGTAGGAGTGGCCACCGTAACTATTCCCGATGTAACTAACGATCCGGTGATTAGTACCAGCAACGCTGCTGTTGCATCCCTCCTCATACAGCCCGGCGCCTCACTCACGCTCACCAATACAGGTGCATTAACCATCAATGGCGCTTCGGGCCAGGGTCTGTACAATAAGGGTACTGTGCAAAACAACGGAACTATTAACATAGGCAATACCACCGCTACCGGCGCCAATGGCCTTATCAACGAAGCAACCTTTAACAACAATACAGGAGCGCACATCCACATTGACCGGGTGTCTAACAGCGGAATATTCAATAAAGGCGGCACCTTTATCAATACAGGTGCCATTACTATTGGCTCCAATGCCACCGTGGGGCTGTATGGCATCGTAAACGCAGGCGCATTCAATAATAACTCAGGCGCGCAGCTCGTAATTGACCAGGCCACTACCGCTGCTATCTCCAATCCGGCCGGTAATACTTTTACCAATGCAGGTGCCATTACTATCGGCGGCACTGCTGCTACAGGCCAGTATGGCATCAGCAACACAGGTACTTTTAATAACAATACCGGAGGGGCACTTGTCATTGACCGGGTATCCGTAACTGCTTTGCTGAATGCTGCCAGCACCAGCGTGTGTAGCAATGCAGGCACTATTATCATTGGCGCCACTGCCGCCGTGGGCACATATGGTATCAGTAACAATGGTACTTTTACCCACACAGCCGGACAGGTGGCTATAGACCGGGCTACTACGGCTGCGTTGTACAATAATACCGGCAGCACTTTTACCAATACTGCCAATATCACCATTGGGGCCAATGCCGCATCGGGATTGTATGGCATTCAGAACTACGCCAGCTTTAACAATAACACCGGTAGCCAGCTTAACATTGATCAGGTTACCACCACTGCCATCTATCATACCACGGGTACCTTTACCAACGCCGCAACGATTACCATTGGCGCTACTGCCGCTTCCGGCACAGAAGGCATCGGCAACTACAGCACTTTTAACAACAATACAGGCGCACAGATCCATATTAACCGTGTAACTACGGCCATCACGGCCGGCGCCGGCACATGCAGCAATGCCGGAACTATTACCATCGGCTCCATTACCAACGTAGCTACCTTATTAAATACTACCGGCACCGGTACATTCAGTAACGCTACAGGCGGTTTATTAAAAGGCGCAGGCAGCATAGCGGCAGCGCGGTTTGCAGATAACGGAGGCACCCTGATGCCAGGTAGCGCTATCGGCACTATAACCTTGAATGCCAGCGAAACCTTAACCAAAGGAACTATTGCAGTGGAAGTAAATGGCTCCGGTACAGCCGGCACCAACTTTGACCAGTTAGTGGTGAATGGCACAGCAACACTGGGTGGCACACTTCAGGTAACTATTAACTATACCCCTACGTCCGGAGATCAGATAAAGATTCTGAGCGCAACCACCGTTACCGGCACCTTTGCTACCGTAACAGGACTACCTGATGGCTGGCAGATAGCTTATCAATCAAATGCAGTTGTACTAAATTATACCCTTCATACAAACTGGACAGGCGCTGTGAGTACAGCATGGAATACTGCCGGTAACTGGACAAAAGGTGTACCTACTGCTGATGCCCTTGCCAGCATTCCCGATGTAACCAACGATCCGGTGATCAGCACTACTAATGCAGTGGTAAAAAATATTACTATACAAAGCGGCGGTTTATTAACGATTGCCCCTGCCGGCGTACTTACTATTAACGGCCTGCAGGATCAGAGCTTGTACAACCAGGGTACGGTGCAGAATAACGGTACCATTAACCTGGGCAATGCCACCGCCACGGGTGCCAATGCCATTGTAAATGAAGCCTCTTTTAATAACAATACAGGCGCCCATATCAATATCGATCGCTTTTCCAACTGCGGGTTGTTCAATAGCGGCGGTACTTTAACGAACGAGGGTACAATCACCATTGGCGCCAATGCCATTGCGGGGCTGTATGGCATTGTAAACTCAGGCACTTTCAATAACAATTCGGGGGCGCAGCTCCTGATTGACCAGGTAACCACAGCGGCCATCTCCAATCCGGCCGGTAATACCCTTTCCAATGCAGGTGTTATTACCATCGGAGGCACAGCCGCTGCCGGACAATATGGAATTAACAACAGTGGCACTGTCAACAACAATGCAGGCAGCGCCATCTATGTCGATAGAACAACTGCAGACGCCATCTCGAATGCCTACGGTAGCGCCTTTACCAATGCCGGAACGGTTACTATTGGGGCGAAAGATTCTATAGGCGGGAGCGGTTTTTCCAATACCGGAGCAACTACAAATACCACAACAGGCGTGATTATAATTGACCGCACTGCCTTTGGAGGGTTTTATAACAATACCGGCGCCGGCAAGCTCATTAATACCGGCCGCCTTACCATTGGCGGCATAGCCTCCGTAGGCATCTATGGCATCAGAAACTACGGAACGCTTACCAATACAGGGGGGCAGATCAGTATAGACCGGGTTACTGGCGACGCATTGAACAATTACCCTGTCAGCAACGTCACCAATACGGGGGTAATTTCCATCGGCGCCAATGCCCCCGCCGGCGCAAACGGTATTTATAACCAGGGAATTTTTATCAATAATGCTGGCGGGCAAATCAATATTGACCAGGTTACCGCTAACGGCATCTACAATGCAACACATTTCTCCACCAGTTTCAACAACCAGGGTACCATTGCAATTGGTTTATTGAGCACCGGCAATACCATTAACTATGGTATTAATATTGAGAAGGTCTTTAACAACAATGCAGGCGGGCAAATTACTATTGAACGGGTAAATAGTGCATTCATAACCAATACCGAAACCTTCAGCAATGCGGGGAATATTACTATCGGCGCTACAACAAGTGTAGCCGCCCTGCTGGTGGGCACCGGTACCGGCACACTCAGTAATAACACGGGCGGCCTGTTAAAAAGCGCAGGCAGTGTAGCTGCTGCCCGGTATGTAAATAACGGCGGCACCCTGGCGCCGGGCGCACCTGTAGGCACCTTTGCGTTTGATGCTGCTGAAGCCTTTACCAACAATACCCTGGCCATTGAAATAAAAGGCGAAGGCACACCCGGTATTGACTTTGACCAGGTAACGGTAAATGGTACTGCTACCTTAGGCGGCAACCTTACTATTGACACGCTCGATGGCTTTACACTGGTAGCCGGGCAATCGTTTGTAATTGTTACCGCTGCTTCCATAGCCGACACCTTTGCTACTGTAACCTGGCCTGCCGGCGTTACAGGAACAGTAACCTATTCTGCTACTACAGCTACGTTACATGTTTTGTCGCCACTGCCGTTTACCCTGGTTGAGTTTACCGGTCAGGCAGTGAATAACAAAGTGTTACTGAAATGGCAATCGGCCAATGAAAAAAATACAGCCTCCTTTACCATAGAGCGCAGTGCAGATAGCACCAGCTTTACTACTATTGGTACGGTGGCTGCTATGGGCAGCGGTGCACACAGCTATTCCTTTACAGATAATACCCCACTCAACGGCAATAACTATTATCGCCTTAAAATGATAGATTTGAATGGCCGCTTCACCTATAGCCGCCTGGTAACAGTAAAGTTTAACACCAACGGCGATGTACAGATTGCACCGGTACCGGCCGATAACTATGTGATGTTAACCATTAACGATGCCTCGCTGATGGGGCAGCGTGCACTGGTATACAATACAGCAGGTGTAGCTGTAGCTAATGTGGTGCTCAGTAGCAGTACCCGCATCGGTATCACCGGCTGGCCATCGGGTGTGTATTTTGTTAGAACGACTAAAGGCACTTATCGGTTTATCAAACTATAG
- a CDS encoding histidine kinase dimerization/phosphoacceptor domain -containing protein, with protein sequence MRSFLATIILAASLLHYIRANAQGGPGTHNADYIISKRFLSIEDGLASHEVFCGVQDNRGFLWFGTRNGLNRYDGKNCLLFTRQRNNLQHNKVVQLARDDNNNLFIEYGSNGFQLTTNGMVDVINTITHKIQSLTAAFPNLPFKEQDIYWIANDGTGEVNFLTAWPFRLWKYSTEKGFTLRYEVKDWVTKDSLSYSAWRSSGPLCLFANGNALLKLNNQLTQYLVSHNTVTPFLQKEVLRSLPIGFNSEGNLLITYNTATDVDHFAVGKLTSEKRLETGEDWAKYSLQSVKGRYWFQAASAVNGNACVFYIPTDALYLWHEEAYLRIVDRSELKAFENLFLYQLLPDNQGNLWLCTSHGVIQLKTEKKRFKQYFTIAQQSKEPNSQARGIYSDTTGTVMANIWQHHFRQQEKSISAIKNDHIMYALAWHNNALYSGGFDLFRYHESNNTLKPLPGGIGTEIWSMYSYNDSLLLLGRSNGFYLYNSRSGQFDSLTHYLAPGQEARFVYRFFKRHADTVWAVAENGVYTLTRNKEQFDIAKYQSDFINGLSLLDAYADNNNQYWLATNGEGLYVSDLTASKVQQFNIASGLPSDVIYRIESDAYGNLWMSSDNGLIRFNKKTFATATYTIADGIAHNEFNRTSSFKASDGRLFFGGIDGINELNPINFIKDSTTFKVPLRVIALHQFIASKNELVNKTTELLTTNRITLEPGDKFFTLEFQLLDFEKNATHRYAYKIEGFDKDWNYISENSIRISGVPYGTFVLQVKAQNNEGAWSQSELHIVLEVKKPFYLQGWFMGLMLVLLIWSIVWVIRWRTKKLALDKRTLELMVSERTDLLKKAITRQETLLLEKDVLMKEIHHRVKNNLQVISGLLELQSRNLDNETAKAALMEGRNRVQSIALIHQNLYQFESLSAIELGRFVNDLYRQVATLYKKQKEIPVHVNVPLLYLDIDSAVPLGLILNELLSNSFKYAFNGLEQGEITITIRIITEGKYQLIYFDNGPGLPVDFDLYKASTLGIQLINDLSRQIGGNVQYDNKMAQFTINFTNRNLRKTAD encoded by the coding sequence ATGCGTTCCTTTCTGGCCACCATCATTCTTGCAGCGTCACTCCTCCATTATATCCGGGCAAATGCGCAAGGCGGCCCCGGCACCCATAATGCCGATTATATCATTAGCAAAAGATTCCTTTCCATTGAAGATGGACTGGCTTCACATGAAGTATTCTGTGGCGTGCAGGACAACCGCGGCTTTCTATGGTTTGGCACCCGCAACGGACTCAACCGCTACGATGGTAAAAACTGCCTGTTATTTACCCGCCAGCGCAACAACCTGCAACACAATAAAGTAGTGCAACTTGCCAGGGACGACAACAACAACCTGTTCATTGAATATGGTAGCAATGGGTTTCAACTCACCACCAATGGCATGGTAGATGTAATAAATACGATTACACATAAAATACAATCCTTAACAGCCGCCTTCCCCAACCTGCCGTTTAAAGAACAGGATATCTACTGGATAGCTAACGATGGCACCGGTGAAGTAAATTTTCTTACCGCCTGGCCCTTCAGACTATGGAAATACTCCACTGAAAAAGGTTTTACGTTGCGCTATGAGGTCAAAGACTGGGTAACCAAAGATTCCTTGTCCTACAGCGCCTGGCGTAGTAGCGGGCCGCTTTGTCTGTTTGCTAATGGCAACGCATTGCTTAAATTAAATAACCAGTTAACCCAATACCTGGTATCCCATAATACAGTAACTCCCTTCCTGCAAAAAGAGGTGTTACGATCGCTACCCATTGGTTTTAACAGTGAGGGTAACCTTTTAATTACCTACAATACGGCTACCGATGTAGATCACTTTGCTGTAGGAAAACTAACATCTGAAAAAAGGCTGGAAACGGGGGAAGATTGGGCAAAGTATAGTTTGCAGAGCGTGAAGGGAAGATACTGGTTTCAGGCAGCCAGTGCTGTAAATGGCAATGCCTGCGTTTTCTATATCCCTACCGATGCGTTATACCTGTGGCATGAAGAAGCTTATTTACGGATCGTAGACAGATCGGAACTAAAAGCATTTGAAAACCTGTTCCTGTACCAGCTATTGCCCGACAATCAGGGCAACCTGTGGTTGTGTACTTCGCATGGTGTTATTCAGTTAAAAACAGAAAAAAAACGCTTTAAACAATACTTCACCATTGCCCAGCAAAGTAAGGAACCCAATAGCCAGGCGCGTGGTATCTATTCCGATACCACAGGTACAGTAATGGCCAATATATGGCAGCATCATTTCCGGCAACAGGAGAAGAGCATCTCTGCCATTAAAAACGACCATATCATGTATGCCCTTGCCTGGCATAACAATGCTTTGTATAGCGGTGGTTTTGACCTGTTCCGTTACCATGAAAGCAACAATACCCTGAAGCCCTTGCCTGGTGGCATAGGTACGGAAATATGGTCGATGTATTCTTACAACGATAGCCTATTGCTATTGGGCAGAAGCAATGGTTTTTACCTGTACAATTCGCGCAGCGGTCAGTTTGATTCGCTCACGCATTATCTGGCACCCGGCCAGGAGGCCAGGTTTGTTTACCGCTTCTTTAAACGCCATGCCGATACCGTTTGGGCAGTGGCTGAAAACGGGGTGTATACCCTCACCCGTAACAAAGAACAATTTGATATCGCTAAATATCAGTCAGACTTTATAAACGGATTAAGCCTGCTGGATGCTTATGCCGATAATAACAACCAGTATTGGCTGGCTACCAATGGAGAAGGCTTGTATGTATCGGATCTTACCGCCAGCAAAGTGCAGCAATTCAATATTGCCAGTGGTTTGCCATCCGATGTGATTTATCGCATAGAGTCTGATGCCTATGGCAACCTGTGGATGAGCTCTGATAACGGACTGATCCGTTTTAATAAAAAAACATTTGCCACCGCTACCTATACTATCGCCGATGGCATTGCGCACAATGAATTTAACCGGACATCTTCCTTTAAGGCCAGTGATGGCCGGCTTTTCTTTGGTGGTATAGATGGCATTAATGAATTGAATCCCATCAATTTTATAAAAGACAGTACTACTTTTAAGGTGCCTCTACGGGTAATTGCCCTGCACCAGTTTATTGCTTCAAAAAACGAACTGGTCAATAAAACAACGGAGCTGCTTACTACCAACCGCATTACCCTGGAGCCGGGGGATAAATTTTTTACACTGGAATTTCAATTGCTGGATTTTGAAAAAAATGCTACGCACCGCTATGCTTATAAAATTGAGGGTTTCGACAAAGACTGGAATTACATCAGCGAAAATTCTATCCGTATCAGTGGCGTGCCTTACGGAACATTTGTGCTACAGGTAAAAGCGCAAAACAATGAGGGGGCCTGGAGCCAGAGCGAGTTGCATATTGTATTGGAAGTAAAAAAGCCATTCTATTTGCAGGGATGGTTTATGGGTTTAATGCTGGTGCTATTGATCTGGAGCATTGTATGGGTGATCAGATGGCGAACAAAAAAATTAGCCTTAGACAAGCGAACGCTGGAACTAATGGTGAGCGAGCGTACTGACCTGTTGAAAAAAGCGATTACCAGACAGGAAACCCTGTTGCTGGAAAAAGATGTATTGATGAAAGAGATTCATCATCGTGTAAAAAACAATTTACAGGTTATCTCGGGCCTGCTGGAACTACAAAGCAGGAACCTTGACAATGAAACCGCCAAAGCTGCTTTGATGGAAGGCAGGAACCGGGTGCAAAGCATTGCCCTCATACACCAGAACCTATACCAGTTCGAAAGCCTGAGCGCCATTGAACTGGGCCGTTTTGTGAATGATCTTTACCGCCAGGTTGCCACCTTGTACAAAAAGCAAAAGGAAATACCGGTACATGTAAACGTACCGTTGCTATATCTGGATATAGACTCTGCCGTGCCGCTGGGACTGATTCTGAATGAGCTATTGTCGAACTCATTCAAGTATGCTTTTAACGGGCTGGAACAAGGAGAAATAACTATCACTATCAGGATAATAACAGAAGGTAAATACCAGTTAATCTACTTTGATAATGGCCCTGGTTTGCCGGTTGATTTTGACTTGTATAAAGCATCTACACTGGGTATTCAGTTGATCAACGATCTGAGCCGGCAAATTGG